A genomic segment from Bubalus bubalis isolate 160015118507 breed Murrah chromosome 5, NDDB_SH_1, whole genome shotgun sequence encodes:
- the INAVA gene encoding innate immunity activator protein isoform X2 codes for MLRMPKLNEIPPGRGSREESRGEESRPGRAGPQAARRARGARGQAGGAGPPWDSWGNSRPPPCPGLGWEGCRPLLLLAPSSQKPTMDSKDEVSDTDSGIILQSGPDSPVSPAKELTHAMRKQQRALEERLEACLEELRRLCLREAELTGILPAEFPLKPGEKAPKVRRRIGAAYKLDEWALHREDPLSGLERQLALQLQIAEAARRLCREGNLGRQVRRQRQHAVRLEEEKLRRLQRCLGERQGRPPPGPAPGPELSTSDDSSLSDGLPREEETPQVPKPPLEAPDPPARPLPPQSLEGLQPAGPEMGGLERAPIQNSPWKETSLDHPYEKPRKSSEAGSESSPASTPQDGPSTSSLWLLEPASYCVVPIRSVPGQRQGRTSAPATPDMQGRRGHSQPLRSDPFRAGPDGRGRSALPRRRPTYYTVTAPEPCCSRPAPASGAACRSCSEDSGSEASSLSHPTPPGSSSPDISFLRPLSPPAPSRPPRGPAAPRSRQLPACLRATRYVVLAEGHPPPAQWAEWGPGRGEDAAPALWQRPPPAHGRVARTPSLRDHPAGRGLSKAAVSEELKSWHERARLRSARPHSLDRQGAFRVRSLPPGADSFVRAPALRGQVRAQVPTVCVLRRSPEGAPVQVFVPENGEIMSQV; via the exons CTGGGGAAACTCCAGGCCACCTCCGTGTCctggcctgggctgggaagggtgtcggcccctcctcctcctcgccccctcctcccagaagcccACCATGGACAGCAAGGACGAGGTCAGCGACACAGACAGCGGCATCATCCTGCAGTCAG GCCCCGACAGCCCGGTGTCCCCCGCGAAGGAGCTGACCCACGCCATGCGGAAGCAGCAGCGGGCCCTGGAGGAGCGGCTGGAAGCTTGCCTGGAGGAGCTGAGGAGGCTCTGCCTGCGGGAGGCG GAGCTGACGGGCATCCTGCCTGCGGAGTTCCCCCTCAAACCCGGGGAGAAGGCCCCCAAGGTCCGCCGCAGGATTGGAGCCGCTTATAAGCTGGACGAGTGGGCCCTGCACAGGGAG GACCCACTGAGCGGCCTGGAGCGCCAGCTGGCCCTGCAGCTGCAGATCGCGGAGGCAGCGCGGCGCCTGTGCCGCGAGGGGAACCTGGGCCGCCAGGTGCGCCGGCAGCGCCAGCACGCGGTGCGCCTGGAGGAGGAGAAGCTGCGGCGGCTGCAGCGCTGTCTAGGGGAGCGGCAGGGGCGCCCCCCACCCGGCCCGGCGCCTGGCCCAG AGCTCAGCACCTCGGATGACAGCTCCCTGTCGGATGGGCTGCCCCGGGAGGAAG AGACACCTCAAGTGCCAAAACCGCCCCTGGAGGCCCCAGATCCACCCGCCAGGCCTCTCCCGCCCCAGAGCCTCGAGGGGCTGCAGCCAGCAGGCCCCGAGATGGGGGGCCTGGAGCGGGCCCCCATCCAGAACAGCCCCTGGAAGGAGACGAGTCTGGACCACCCCTATGAGAAGCCCAGGAAGTCTTCCGAGGCTGGAAGCGAGTCCAG CCCGGCCAGCACCCCGCAGGACGGGCCGAGCACCTCCAGCCTGTGGCTGCTGGAGCCTGCCTCCTACTGTGTGGTCCCCATCCGCAGTGTTCCTGGGCAGCGGCAGGGCCGTACCAGTGCCCCGGCCACCCCTGACATGCAGGGCAGGAGGGGCCATTCGCAGCCCCTGAG GAGCGACCCCTTCCGCGCGGGCCCCGACGGCCGGGGTCGCAGCGCCCTCCCTCGGCGCCGCCCCACTTACTACACGGTGACGGCGCCGGAGCCCTGCTGCTCCCGACCCGCGCCCGCGTCGGGCGCCGCCTGCCGCTCATGCTCCGAGGACAGCGGCTCCGAAGCGTCCAGCCTGTCGCACCCCACGCCGCCCGGCAGCAGCAGCCCCGACATCTCCTTCCTGCGGCCCCTCTCCCCGCCCGCGCCGTCCCGCCCGCCCCGCGGCCCCGCCGCGCCCCGGTCCCGGCAGCTCCCCGCCTGCCTGCGGGCCACGCGCTACGTGGTGCTGGCCGAGGGCCACCCGCCGCCTGCCCAGTGGGCCGAGTGGGGCCCGGGCCGCGGCGAGGATGCGGCCCCTGCGCTCTGGCAGCGCCCGCCGCCTGCCCACGGCCGAGTGGCCCGGACGCCCTCGCTGCGCGACCACCCCGCGGGCCGCGGGCTCAGCAAGGCTGCCGTGTCCGAGGAGCTCAAGTCGTGGCACGAGCGGGCCCGGCTCCGGAGCGCGCGCCCCCACTCGCTGGACCGCCAGGGGGCGTTCCGCGTGCGCAGCCTGCCGCCCGGCGCCGACAGCTTTGTGCGGGCGCCCGCCCTGCGCGGACAGGTACGCGCCCAG GTGCCCACGGTGTGCGTGCTCCGGAGATCGCCTGAGGGGGCCCCCGTGCAAGTTTTTGTACCTGAGAATGGCGAGATCATGAGCCAGGTGTAA
- the INAVA gene encoding innate immunity activator protein isoform X1, translating into MLRMPKLNEIPPGRGSREESRGEESRPGRAGPQAARRARGARGQAGGAGPPWDSWGNSRPPPCPGLGWEGCRPLLLLAPSSQKPTMDSKDEVSDTDSGIILQSGPDSPVSPAKELTHAMRKQQRALEERLEACLEELRRLCLREAELTGILPAEFPLKPGEKAPKVRRRIGAAYKLDEWALHREDPLSGLERQLALQLQIAEAARRLCREGNLGRQVRRQRQHAVRLEEEKLRRLQRCLGERQGRPPPGPAPGPELSTSDDSSLSDGLPREEETPQVPKPPLEAPDPPARPLPPQSLEGLQPAGPEMGGLERAPIQNSPWKETSLDHPYEKPRKSSEAGSESSSPASTPQDGPSTSSLWLLEPASYCVVPIRSVPGQRQGRTSAPATPDMQGRRGHSQPLRSDPFRAGPDGRGRSALPRRRPTYYTVTAPEPCCSRPAPASGAACRSCSEDSGSEASSLSHPTPPGSSSPDISFLRPLSPPAPSRPPRGPAAPRSRQLPACLRATRYVVLAEGHPPPAQWAEWGPGRGEDAAPALWQRPPPAHGRVARTPSLRDHPAGRGLSKAAVSEELKSWHERARLRSARPHSLDRQGAFRVRSLPPGADSFVRAPALRGQVRAQVPTVCVLRRSPEGAPVQVFVPENGEIMSQV; encoded by the exons CTGGGGAAACTCCAGGCCACCTCCGTGTCctggcctgggctgggaagggtgtcggcccctcctcctcctcgccccctcctcccagaagcccACCATGGACAGCAAGGACGAGGTCAGCGACACAGACAGCGGCATCATCCTGCAGTCAG GCCCCGACAGCCCGGTGTCCCCCGCGAAGGAGCTGACCCACGCCATGCGGAAGCAGCAGCGGGCCCTGGAGGAGCGGCTGGAAGCTTGCCTGGAGGAGCTGAGGAGGCTCTGCCTGCGGGAGGCG GAGCTGACGGGCATCCTGCCTGCGGAGTTCCCCCTCAAACCCGGGGAGAAGGCCCCCAAGGTCCGCCGCAGGATTGGAGCCGCTTATAAGCTGGACGAGTGGGCCCTGCACAGGGAG GACCCACTGAGCGGCCTGGAGCGCCAGCTGGCCCTGCAGCTGCAGATCGCGGAGGCAGCGCGGCGCCTGTGCCGCGAGGGGAACCTGGGCCGCCAGGTGCGCCGGCAGCGCCAGCACGCGGTGCGCCTGGAGGAGGAGAAGCTGCGGCGGCTGCAGCGCTGTCTAGGGGAGCGGCAGGGGCGCCCCCCACCCGGCCCGGCGCCTGGCCCAG AGCTCAGCACCTCGGATGACAGCTCCCTGTCGGATGGGCTGCCCCGGGAGGAAG AGACACCTCAAGTGCCAAAACCGCCCCTGGAGGCCCCAGATCCACCCGCCAGGCCTCTCCCGCCCCAGAGCCTCGAGGGGCTGCAGCCAGCAGGCCCCGAGATGGGGGGCCTGGAGCGGGCCCCCATCCAGAACAGCCCCTGGAAGGAGACGAGTCTGGACCACCCCTATGAGAAGCCCAGGAAGTCTTCCGAGGCTGGAAGCGAGTCCAG CAGCCCGGCCAGCACCCCGCAGGACGGGCCGAGCACCTCCAGCCTGTGGCTGCTGGAGCCTGCCTCCTACTGTGTGGTCCCCATCCGCAGTGTTCCTGGGCAGCGGCAGGGCCGTACCAGTGCCCCGGCCACCCCTGACATGCAGGGCAGGAGGGGCCATTCGCAGCCCCTGAG GAGCGACCCCTTCCGCGCGGGCCCCGACGGCCGGGGTCGCAGCGCCCTCCCTCGGCGCCGCCCCACTTACTACACGGTGACGGCGCCGGAGCCCTGCTGCTCCCGACCCGCGCCCGCGTCGGGCGCCGCCTGCCGCTCATGCTCCGAGGACAGCGGCTCCGAAGCGTCCAGCCTGTCGCACCCCACGCCGCCCGGCAGCAGCAGCCCCGACATCTCCTTCCTGCGGCCCCTCTCCCCGCCCGCGCCGTCCCGCCCGCCCCGCGGCCCCGCCGCGCCCCGGTCCCGGCAGCTCCCCGCCTGCCTGCGGGCCACGCGCTACGTGGTGCTGGCCGAGGGCCACCCGCCGCCTGCCCAGTGGGCCGAGTGGGGCCCGGGCCGCGGCGAGGATGCGGCCCCTGCGCTCTGGCAGCGCCCGCCGCCTGCCCACGGCCGAGTGGCCCGGACGCCCTCGCTGCGCGACCACCCCGCGGGCCGCGGGCTCAGCAAGGCTGCCGTGTCCGAGGAGCTCAAGTCGTGGCACGAGCGGGCCCGGCTCCGGAGCGCGCGCCCCCACTCGCTGGACCGCCAGGGGGCGTTCCGCGTGCGCAGCCTGCCGCCCGGCGCCGACAGCTTTGTGCGGGCGCCCGCCCTGCGCGGACAGGTACGCGCCCAG GTGCCCACGGTGTGCGTGCTCCGGAGATCGCCTGAGGGGGCCCCCGTGCAAGTTTTTGTACCTGAGAATGGCGAGATCATGAGCCAGGTGTAA
- the INAVA gene encoding innate immunity activator protein isoform X3 — MLRMPKLNEIPPGRGSREESRGEESRPGRAGPQAARRARGARGQAGGAGPPWDSWGNSRPPPCPGLGWEGCRPLLLLAPSSQKPTMDSKDEVSDTDSGIILQSGPDSPVSPAKELTHAMRKQQRALEERLEACLEELRRLCLREAELTGILPAEFPLKPGEKAPKVRRRIGAAYKLDEWALHREDPLSGLERQLALQLQIAEAARRLCREGNLGRQVRRQRQHAVRLEEEKLRRLQRCLGERQGRPPPGPAPGPELSTSDDSSLSDGLPREEETPQVPKPPLEAPDPPARPLPPQSLEGLQPAGPEMGGLERAPIQNSPWKETSLDHPYEKPRKSSEAGSESSSPASTPQDGPSTSSLWLLEPASYCVVPIRSVPGQRQGRTSAPATPDMQGRRGHSQPLRSDPFRAGPDGRGRSALPRRRPTYYTVTAPEPCCSRPAPASGAACRSCSEDSGSEASSLSHPTPPGSSSPDISFLRPLSPPAPSRPPRGPAAPRSRQLPACLRATRYVVLAEGHPPPAQWAEWGPGRGEDAAPALWQRPPPAHGRVARTPSLRDHPAGRGLSKAAVSEELKSWHERARLRSARPHSLDRQGAFRVRSLPPGADSFVRAPALRGQVPTVCVLRRSPEGAPVQVFVPENGEIMSQV; from the exons CTGGGGAAACTCCAGGCCACCTCCGTGTCctggcctgggctgggaagggtgtcggcccctcctcctcctcgccccctcctcccagaagcccACCATGGACAGCAAGGACGAGGTCAGCGACACAGACAGCGGCATCATCCTGCAGTCAG GCCCCGACAGCCCGGTGTCCCCCGCGAAGGAGCTGACCCACGCCATGCGGAAGCAGCAGCGGGCCCTGGAGGAGCGGCTGGAAGCTTGCCTGGAGGAGCTGAGGAGGCTCTGCCTGCGGGAGGCG GAGCTGACGGGCATCCTGCCTGCGGAGTTCCCCCTCAAACCCGGGGAGAAGGCCCCCAAGGTCCGCCGCAGGATTGGAGCCGCTTATAAGCTGGACGAGTGGGCCCTGCACAGGGAG GACCCACTGAGCGGCCTGGAGCGCCAGCTGGCCCTGCAGCTGCAGATCGCGGAGGCAGCGCGGCGCCTGTGCCGCGAGGGGAACCTGGGCCGCCAGGTGCGCCGGCAGCGCCAGCACGCGGTGCGCCTGGAGGAGGAGAAGCTGCGGCGGCTGCAGCGCTGTCTAGGGGAGCGGCAGGGGCGCCCCCCACCCGGCCCGGCGCCTGGCCCAG AGCTCAGCACCTCGGATGACAGCTCCCTGTCGGATGGGCTGCCCCGGGAGGAAG AGACACCTCAAGTGCCAAAACCGCCCCTGGAGGCCCCAGATCCACCCGCCAGGCCTCTCCCGCCCCAGAGCCTCGAGGGGCTGCAGCCAGCAGGCCCCGAGATGGGGGGCCTGGAGCGGGCCCCCATCCAGAACAGCCCCTGGAAGGAGACGAGTCTGGACCACCCCTATGAGAAGCCCAGGAAGTCTTCCGAGGCTGGAAGCGAGTCCAG CAGCCCGGCCAGCACCCCGCAGGACGGGCCGAGCACCTCCAGCCTGTGGCTGCTGGAGCCTGCCTCCTACTGTGTGGTCCCCATCCGCAGTGTTCCTGGGCAGCGGCAGGGCCGTACCAGTGCCCCGGCCACCCCTGACATGCAGGGCAGGAGGGGCCATTCGCAGCCCCTGAG GAGCGACCCCTTCCGCGCGGGCCCCGACGGCCGGGGTCGCAGCGCCCTCCCTCGGCGCCGCCCCACTTACTACACGGTGACGGCGCCGGAGCCCTGCTGCTCCCGACCCGCGCCCGCGTCGGGCGCCGCCTGCCGCTCATGCTCCGAGGACAGCGGCTCCGAAGCGTCCAGCCTGTCGCACCCCACGCCGCCCGGCAGCAGCAGCCCCGACATCTCCTTCCTGCGGCCCCTCTCCCCGCCCGCGCCGTCCCGCCCGCCCCGCGGCCCCGCCGCGCCCCGGTCCCGGCAGCTCCCCGCCTGCCTGCGGGCCACGCGCTACGTGGTGCTGGCCGAGGGCCACCCGCCGCCTGCCCAGTGGGCCGAGTGGGGCCCGGGCCGCGGCGAGGATGCGGCCCCTGCGCTCTGGCAGCGCCCGCCGCCTGCCCACGGCCGAGTGGCCCGGACGCCCTCGCTGCGCGACCACCCCGCGGGCCGCGGGCTCAGCAAGGCTGCCGTGTCCGAGGAGCTCAAGTCGTGGCACGAGCGGGCCCGGCTCCGGAGCGCGCGCCCCCACTCGCTGGACCGCCAGGGGGCGTTCCGCGTGCGCAGCCTGCCGCCCGGCGCCGACAGCTTTGTGCGGGCGCCCGCCCTGCGCGGACAG GTGCCCACGGTGTGCGTGCTCCGGAGATCGCCTGAGGGGGCCCCCGTGCAAGTTTTTGTACCTGAGAATGGCGAGATCATGAGCCAGGTGTAA
- the INAVA gene encoding innate immunity activator protein isoform X4 yields the protein MDSKDEVSDTDSGIILQSGPDSPVSPAKELTHAMRKQQRALEERLEACLEELRRLCLREAELTGILPAEFPLKPGEKAPKVRRRIGAAYKLDEWALHREDPLSGLERQLALQLQIAEAARRLCREGNLGRQVRRQRQHAVRLEEEKLRRLQRCLGERQGRPPPGPAPGPELSTSDDSSLSDGLPREEETPQVPKPPLEAPDPPARPLPPQSLEGLQPAGPEMGGLERAPIQNSPWKETSLDHPYEKPRKSSEAGSESSSPASTPQDGPSTSSLWLLEPASYCVVPIRSVPGQRQGRTSAPATPDMQGRRGHSQPLRSDPFRAGPDGRGRSALPRRRPTYYTVTAPEPCCSRPAPASGAACRSCSEDSGSEASSLSHPTPPGSSSPDISFLRPLSPPAPSRPPRGPAAPRSRQLPACLRATRYVVLAEGHPPPAQWAEWGPGRGEDAAPALWQRPPPAHGRVARTPSLRDHPAGRGLSKAAVSEELKSWHERARLRSARPHSLDRQGAFRVRSLPPGADSFVRAPALRGQVRAQVPTVCVLRRSPEGAPVQVFVPENGEIMSQV from the exons ATGGACAGCAAGGACGAGGTCAGCGACACAGACAGCGGCATCATCCTGCAGTCAG GCCCCGACAGCCCGGTGTCCCCCGCGAAGGAGCTGACCCACGCCATGCGGAAGCAGCAGCGGGCCCTGGAGGAGCGGCTGGAAGCTTGCCTGGAGGAGCTGAGGAGGCTCTGCCTGCGGGAGGCG GAGCTGACGGGCATCCTGCCTGCGGAGTTCCCCCTCAAACCCGGGGAGAAGGCCCCCAAGGTCCGCCGCAGGATTGGAGCCGCTTATAAGCTGGACGAGTGGGCCCTGCACAGGGAG GACCCACTGAGCGGCCTGGAGCGCCAGCTGGCCCTGCAGCTGCAGATCGCGGAGGCAGCGCGGCGCCTGTGCCGCGAGGGGAACCTGGGCCGCCAGGTGCGCCGGCAGCGCCAGCACGCGGTGCGCCTGGAGGAGGAGAAGCTGCGGCGGCTGCAGCGCTGTCTAGGGGAGCGGCAGGGGCGCCCCCCACCCGGCCCGGCGCCTGGCCCAG AGCTCAGCACCTCGGATGACAGCTCCCTGTCGGATGGGCTGCCCCGGGAGGAAG AGACACCTCAAGTGCCAAAACCGCCCCTGGAGGCCCCAGATCCACCCGCCAGGCCTCTCCCGCCCCAGAGCCTCGAGGGGCTGCAGCCAGCAGGCCCCGAGATGGGGGGCCTGGAGCGGGCCCCCATCCAGAACAGCCCCTGGAAGGAGACGAGTCTGGACCACCCCTATGAGAAGCCCAGGAAGTCTTCCGAGGCTGGAAGCGAGTCCAG CAGCCCGGCCAGCACCCCGCAGGACGGGCCGAGCACCTCCAGCCTGTGGCTGCTGGAGCCTGCCTCCTACTGTGTGGTCCCCATCCGCAGTGTTCCTGGGCAGCGGCAGGGCCGTACCAGTGCCCCGGCCACCCCTGACATGCAGGGCAGGAGGGGCCATTCGCAGCCCCTGAG GAGCGACCCCTTCCGCGCGGGCCCCGACGGCCGGGGTCGCAGCGCCCTCCCTCGGCGCCGCCCCACTTACTACACGGTGACGGCGCCGGAGCCCTGCTGCTCCCGACCCGCGCCCGCGTCGGGCGCCGCCTGCCGCTCATGCTCCGAGGACAGCGGCTCCGAAGCGTCCAGCCTGTCGCACCCCACGCCGCCCGGCAGCAGCAGCCCCGACATCTCCTTCCTGCGGCCCCTCTCCCCGCCCGCGCCGTCCCGCCCGCCCCGCGGCCCCGCCGCGCCCCGGTCCCGGCAGCTCCCCGCCTGCCTGCGGGCCACGCGCTACGTGGTGCTGGCCGAGGGCCACCCGCCGCCTGCCCAGTGGGCCGAGTGGGGCCCGGGCCGCGGCGAGGATGCGGCCCCTGCGCTCTGGCAGCGCCCGCCGCCTGCCCACGGCCGAGTGGCCCGGACGCCCTCGCTGCGCGACCACCCCGCGGGCCGCGGGCTCAGCAAGGCTGCCGTGTCCGAGGAGCTCAAGTCGTGGCACGAGCGGGCCCGGCTCCGGAGCGCGCGCCCCCACTCGCTGGACCGCCAGGGGGCGTTCCGCGTGCGCAGCCTGCCGCCCGGCGCCGACAGCTTTGTGCGGGCGCCCGCCCTGCGCGGACAGGTACGCGCCCAG GTGCCCACGGTGTGCGTGCTCCGGAGATCGCCTGAGGGGGCCCCCGTGCAAGTTTTTGTACCTGAGAATGGCGAGATCATGAGCCAGGTGTAA